From Mustela nigripes isolate SB6536 chromosome 13, MUSNIG.SB6536, whole genome shotgun sequence, one genomic window encodes:
- the LYSMD4 gene encoding lysM and putative peptidoglycan-binding domain-containing protein 4: MRQKEVLTKTFQGPAIVCRTPTSHVYMFENGGGDSGDSSEEESHGVALRPRGKERQKKGAHHPHQPGAGDVVLLQRELAQEDSLNKLALQYGCKHSE, translated from the exons atgaggcagaaggaagtGTTAACCAAGACCTTCCAAGGCCCAGCCATTGTCTGTAGGACTCCAACCAGCCACGTTTACATGTTTGAGAATGGTGGTGGGGACTCGGGGGACTCCTCTGAGGAAGAGTCCCACGGCGTGGCTCTGCGGCCCCGGGGCAAGGAGCGCCAGAAGAAGGGTGCCCACCACCCTCACCAGCCAGGAGCAGGGGACGTGGTGCTGCTGCAGCGGGAGCTGGCCCAGGAGGACAGCCTCAACAAGCTCGCTCTTCAGTATGGCTGCAAA CATTCAGAGTGA